A section of the Kribbella voronezhensis genome encodes:
- a CDS encoding PGPGW domain-containing protein has product MAEQTSPDRTDDNITLDAQDDRWEWRRKIRANPRKLLFYRIGVGVLGTLLIIAAPLTGWLPGPGGIPLFIAGLAVLASEFEWAQRVLLKVKDWVKQLTAWTGRQPAWLKALGTLALVVCVVVAIWLYLAVLGVPGWFPDSWESFLRKLPLLS; this is encoded by the coding sequence GTGGCCGAGCAGACCAGTCCGGACCGCACGGACGACAACATCACGCTGGACGCCCAGGACGATCGCTGGGAGTGGCGGCGCAAGATCCGTGCGAACCCGCGCAAGCTGCTGTTCTACCGGATCGGCGTCGGTGTGCTCGGCACCCTGCTCATCATCGCGGCTCCGCTGACCGGGTGGTTGCCCGGTCCCGGTGGTATCCCGCTGTTCATCGCCGGCCTCGCCGTCCTGGCCAGCGAGTTCGAATGGGCCCAGCGCGTCCTGCTCAAGGTCAAGGACTGGGTCAAACAACTCACCGCCTGGACCGGCCGTCAGCCGGCCTGGCTGAAAGCCCTCGGCACCCTGGCCCTGGTCGTCTGCGTGGTGGTGGCCATCTGGCTCTACCTGGCCGTCCTCGGCGTCCCGGGCTGGTTCCCGGACTCCTGGGAGTCGTTCCTGCGCAAGCTCCCACTGCTGAGCTGA
- a CDS encoding FAD-dependent monooxygenase, with product MSGASVAGPSVALWLGQCGHQVTVVEIAPALRRGGYAVDFRGEVNKAVLRKMGVLEDLRAAQTGGTAMRFVDASDRQVMRLPVEFAGGELEVLRADLSRILFEHSRDIAEYRFGDSIASLAEHAGGVEVRFRSGIEETYDLVIGADGMHSAVRRLAFPAQAVTERHLGYYVAGWEVPNTWGLTGDTLLYNVPGKLASVGPDRRDPGLAQTLFVFKSPVLSYHRHDLDEQKAILRRAFGGLGWRVPELLDALPAATELYFDAIGRVHVDRWSTGRTVLLGDAGYGATFGALGTGTAVVGAYVLAGELAAADGDYAAAFARYEARLRKAVQATQDGSRAGQFMAPASRLGIAARNRMLNTRFFLDQMLKMAQRMSNLIDLPAYPELDQLSSGSLRRNDSQESGNQPGTPRTAR from the coding sequence GTGTCAGGTGCGAGTGTCGCGGGGCCGTCGGTGGCGTTGTGGCTGGGGCAATGTGGCCATCAGGTGACCGTGGTGGAGATTGCGCCGGCCTTGCGCCGCGGTGGTTACGCGGTGGACTTCCGGGGTGAGGTGAACAAGGCCGTGCTGCGCAAGATGGGCGTGCTGGAAGACCTCCGGGCCGCGCAGACGGGCGGGACGGCGATGCGGTTCGTCGACGCGTCGGACCGGCAGGTGATGCGGCTGCCGGTGGAGTTCGCGGGTGGCGAACTGGAGGTGTTGCGGGCCGATCTGTCGCGGATCCTGTTCGAGCACAGTCGCGACATCGCGGAGTACCGCTTCGGCGACTCGATCGCGAGCCTGGCCGAGCACGCCGGGGGAGTGGAGGTGCGCTTCAGGAGTGGCATCGAGGAGACGTACGACCTGGTGATCGGTGCGGACGGGATGCATTCCGCGGTACGCCGGTTGGCGTTCCCGGCGCAGGCAGTGACCGAGCGGCATCTCGGGTACTACGTGGCGGGCTGGGAGGTGCCGAACACGTGGGGTTTGACCGGGGACACCTTGCTGTACAACGTGCCTGGGAAGCTCGCGAGTGTCGGGCCCGATCGCCGGGATCCCGGGCTCGCGCAGACCTTGTTCGTCTTCAAGTCGCCCGTGCTGAGCTACCACCGGCATGATCTGGACGAACAGAAGGCGATCCTGCGGCGCGCGTTCGGCGGGCTCGGCTGGCGGGTCCCGGAGCTGCTCGATGCGTTGCCTGCAGCAACGGAGTTGTACTTCGACGCGATCGGGCGGGTGCACGTGGATCGGTGGTCGACTGGGCGGACGGTTCTGCTCGGGGACGCCGGTTACGGCGCGACCTTCGGTGCACTGGGGACCGGTACAGCCGTCGTCGGCGCCTATGTCCTGGCAGGGGAGCTGGCGGCTGCCGATGGCGACTACGCGGCCGCGTTCGCGCGGTACGAGGCTCGGCTGCGCAAAGCGGTTCAGGCGACGCAGGACGGCAGCCGGGCCGGTCAGTTCATGGCGCCTGCGAGCCGGTTGGGGATCGCCGCTCGCAACCGGATGCTCAACACCCGCTTCTTCCTCGACCAGATGCTGAAGATGGCTCAGCGGATGAGCAACCTGATCGACCTTCCGGCGTACCCGGAGCTGGATCAGCTCAGCAGTGGGAGCTTGCGCAGGAACGACTCCCAGGAGTCCGGGAACCAGCCCGGGACGCCGAGGACGGCCAGGTAG
- the lpdA gene encoding dihydrolipoyl dehydrogenase, with protein MASHFDVVVLGAGPGGYVAAIRAAQLGLKTAIIEKKYWGGVCLNVGCIPSKALLRNAELAHIFKAEAKTFGISGEVTFDFPTAVQRSRKVADGRVKGVHFLMKKNNITEYDGWGSFVDANTLDVSLNDGQSETVTFDNCIIATGATTKLLPGTQLSDRVVTYEEQILTEELPGSIVIAGAGAIGVEFAYVLTNYGVDVTIVEFLDRVVPLEDAEVSKELAKAYKKLGVKVLTGTRVDSIDDSGDKVKVTVTGKDGNQQTLEADKVLQAIGFQPRVDGYGLDKIGVKLTERGAIDVDGFLRTNVENIFAIGDVNAKLMLAHAAEAQGVIAAETIAGHETMELDYVMIPRATFCQPQIASFGWTEEQARLEGFDVKVAKFPFTANGKAHGLADPNGFVKVISDAKYGELLGAHLIGPEVTELLPELTLAQKWDLTTKELARNVHAHPTLSEALQEAFHGLEGHMINF; from the coding sequence ATGGCCTCGCACTTTGACGTTGTTGTCCTCGGCGCCGGCCCGGGTGGGTACGTCGCGGCGATCCGCGCCGCCCAGCTCGGGCTCAAGACCGCCATCATCGAGAAGAAGTACTGGGGCGGTGTCTGCCTGAACGTGGGCTGTATCCCGTCCAAGGCACTGCTTCGCAACGCCGAACTGGCGCACATCTTCAAAGCCGAGGCGAAGACCTTCGGCATCAGCGGCGAGGTGACCTTCGACTTCCCGACCGCGGTGCAGCGCAGCCGCAAGGTGGCCGACGGGCGCGTCAAGGGCGTGCACTTCCTGATGAAGAAGAACAACATCACCGAGTACGACGGCTGGGGCTCGTTCGTCGACGCCAACACCCTGGACGTCTCGCTGAACGACGGCCAGTCCGAGACCGTCACCTTCGACAACTGCATCATCGCGACCGGCGCGACCACCAAGCTGCTGCCGGGCACCCAGCTGAGCGACCGGGTCGTCACCTACGAAGAGCAGATCCTCACCGAGGAGCTCCCGGGCAGCATCGTCATCGCCGGCGCCGGTGCGATCGGTGTCGAGTTCGCGTACGTGCTGACCAACTACGGCGTCGACGTCACGATCGTCGAGTTCCTGGACCGGGTCGTGCCGCTCGAGGACGCCGAGGTCTCCAAGGAGCTCGCGAAGGCGTACAAGAAACTCGGCGTGAAGGTGCTGACCGGCACCCGGGTCGACTCGATCGACGACTCCGGCGACAAGGTCAAGGTCACCGTCACCGGCAAGGACGGCAACCAGCAGACGCTGGAGGCCGACAAGGTGCTGCAGGCGATCGGCTTCCAGCCGCGCGTCGACGGCTACGGGCTGGACAAGATCGGCGTCAAGCTGACCGAGCGCGGCGCGATCGACGTCGACGGGTTCCTGCGCACGAACGTGGAGAACATCTTCGCCATCGGCGACGTGAACGCGAAGCTGATGCTCGCGCACGCGGCCGAGGCGCAGGGCGTGATCGCGGCCGAGACGATCGCCGGGCACGAGACGATGGAACTCGACTACGTGATGATCCCGCGGGCCACGTTCTGCCAGCCGCAGATCGCCAGCTTCGGCTGGACCGAGGAGCAGGCCCGGCTGGAGGGCTTCGACGTCAAGGTCGCCAAGTTCCCGTTCACGGCGAACGGCAAGGCCCACGGCCTCGCCGACCCGAACGGCTTCGTCAAGGTGATCAGCGACGCGAAGTACGGCGAACTGCTCGGCGCCCACCTGATCGGCCCCGAGGTCACCGAGCTCCTCCCCGAGCTCACCCTGGCCCAGAAGTGGGACCTGACCACCAAGGAACTGGCCCGCAACGTCCACGCCCACCCCACCCTCTCCGAGGCCCTTCAAGAAGCCTTCCACGGCCTCGAAGGCCACATGATCAACTTCTGA
- a CDS encoding alpha/beta fold hydrolase translates to MPTFVAPDGTELCYHLVGEGPPLICIPGGMQDTVYLGDLGGLSAHRQLVLFELRGTGRSAVPADPASYRCDRLVGDVEALRQHLGLEQLDLLAHSGGTNLAQRYLEKHSARVAKLALITPSALATGIEVPGDARAAIAELRQDEPWYPEASAALNAMMAGNATADAMKSIAPFFYGRWDAAAEAHHAGEADHRNTDAFAVFVSDGAFDPPTTRAALAAFPHPVLLLAGEYDLNSPPSAVAALADVFPNPQYAVQPKTGHYPWLDDPTQFVKKVSTFLAGH, encoded by the coding sequence GTGCCTACCTTTGTCGCGCCCGATGGGACAGAACTCTGCTACCACCTGGTCGGCGAGGGACCACCTCTGATCTGCATCCCCGGTGGGATGCAGGACACGGTGTACCTCGGTGATCTCGGCGGGCTGTCCGCGCATCGGCAACTGGTGCTGTTCGAGCTGCGGGGAACGGGGCGATCCGCCGTACCGGCAGACCCCGCGTCGTACCGGTGCGACCGTCTCGTCGGGGATGTGGAGGCACTGCGCCAACACCTCGGCCTCGAGCAACTGGACCTGCTGGCGCACTCGGGTGGGACGAACCTGGCGCAGCGCTATCTGGAGAAGCACTCCGCCCGGGTGGCCAAACTCGCCCTCATCACCCCGAGCGCCCTGGCCACTGGCATCGAGGTCCCGGGCGACGCCCGGGCCGCGATCGCAGAGCTCCGCCAGGACGAGCCCTGGTACCCCGAGGCATCAGCAGCCTTGAACGCGATGATGGCCGGCAACGCAACGGCCGACGCTATGAAGTCCATCGCCCCCTTCTTCTACGGCCGCTGGGACGCGGCAGCCGAAGCCCACCACGCCGGCGAAGCGGACCACCGCAACACCGATGCCTTCGCCGTCTTCGTCTCCGACGGCGCCTTCGACCCACCCACCACCCGCGCGGCGTTGGCCGCCTTCCCCCACCCGGTCCTCCTCCTCGCCGGCGAGTACGACCTCAACTCCCCACCCTCCGCGGTAGCCGCCCTGGCCGACGTCTTCCCAAACCCCCAGTACGCCGTCCAGCCCAAAACCGGCCACTACCCGTGGCTCGACGACCCGACTCAGTTCGTGAAGAAGGTCAGCACTTTCCTTGCAGGTCACTGA
- the tsaA gene encoding tRNA (N6-threonylcarbamoyladenosine(37)-N6)-methyltransferase TrmO encodes MSDQLVLRPIGHVESPLTDRATAPRQGDEGGPDAWVVFTPEVSDGLSHLSVGDEVLLITWFDRADRSVLAVRPRGDSTRPVTGVFSTRSPDRPNPVGLHRVRILTIDGLRIQVSDLEALDGTPIVDVKPVLGDER; translated from the coding sequence ATGTCAGACCAGCTTGTCCTGCGGCCGATCGGCCACGTGGAATCCCCGCTCACCGACCGGGCCACCGCGCCCCGTCAAGGAGATGAAGGCGGCCCGGACGCATGGGTCGTCTTCACGCCTGAGGTGAGTGACGGGCTGAGTCACCTGTCCGTCGGGGACGAGGTCCTCCTCATCACCTGGTTCGACCGTGCCGACCGCTCCGTCCTGGCGGTCCGTCCCCGCGGCGACTCCACGCGTCCGGTGACCGGCGTCTTCAGCACCCGCTCCCCCGACCGGCCGAACCCGGTCGGTCTGCACCGCGTCAGGATCCTCACCATCGACGGCCTCAGAATCCAGGTCAGCGACCTGGAAGCCCTCGACGGCACACCGATCGTCGACGTGAAACCGGTGCTGGGCGACGAACGCTGA
- a CDS encoding dihydrolipoyl dehydrogenase family protein — MAEQVDVVVIGLGVGGEEAAGRLAEAGLTVVGLDPRLVGGECPYWGCVPSKMMIRAANLIAETRRVDGMAGKATVEPDWAPVAQRIRKEATDDWNDQVAVDRLVKKGVTFLRERGTITGPGRVTAGDREFEASRGIIVATGTVPSIPPIEGLAGTPYWTNHEAIEADTLPDSIIVLGGGAIGLELTQVFARFGVQVTVVEGLDRVLALEEPESSELAQAALERDGVTFRTGVQAKQVGYDDGTFTLTLSDGSTVSAEKLLVATGRRVDIKALGLDTVGIDRDARSIAVDEHVRAADGVWAIGDVTGVGAFTHTAMYQANVAVFDVLRAEGAPPADYHAMPRVTFTDPEIGAVGQTEKQARDAGLDVSTAISQIPSSSRGWIHKAGNEGFIKLVVDNDRGVLVGATSAGPTGGEVLGALAVAVHAAVPVHSLQQMIYAYPTFHRAIGDALKAL, encoded by the coding sequence ATGGCTGAACAGGTGGATGTGGTCGTGATCGGGCTCGGCGTCGGTGGCGAGGAGGCGGCCGGCCGACTGGCCGAGGCGGGGCTGACCGTGGTCGGGCTGGATCCCCGGCTGGTCGGCGGCGAGTGCCCGTACTGGGGCTGCGTCCCGAGCAAGATGATGATCCGGGCCGCGAACCTGATCGCCGAGACCCGCCGCGTCGACGGCATGGCCGGCAAGGCGACTGTCGAGCCCGACTGGGCACCGGTCGCGCAGCGCATCCGCAAGGAGGCGACCGACGACTGGAACGACCAGGTCGCGGTGGACCGGCTGGTGAAGAAGGGCGTCACCTTCCTGCGCGAGCGCGGGACGATCACCGGCCCGGGTCGCGTGACGGCGGGCGATCGGGAGTTCGAGGCCTCCCGTGGCATCATCGTCGCGACCGGGACCGTGCCGTCGATCCCGCCGATCGAAGGGCTCGCCGGTACGCCGTACTGGACGAACCACGAGGCGATCGAGGCCGACACGCTGCCGGACTCGATCATCGTGCTCGGCGGCGGCGCGATCGGCCTCGAGTTGACCCAGGTGTTCGCGCGCTTCGGCGTACAGGTCACTGTGGTGGAGGGACTCGACCGGGTGCTCGCGCTGGAGGAGCCGGAGTCGAGCGAGCTGGCCCAGGCGGCGCTCGAGCGCGACGGCGTGACGTTCCGTACCGGCGTACAGGCCAAGCAGGTCGGCTACGACGACGGCACCTTCACACTGACATTGAGCGACGGCAGCACCGTTTCCGCCGAGAAGCTGCTGGTAGCAACGGGTCGGCGGGTGGACATCAAGGCGCTCGGTCTGGACACGGTCGGGATCGACCGTGACGCGCGGAGCATCGCCGTCGACGAGCACGTCCGCGCGGCCGACGGAGTCTGGGCGATCGGCGACGTCACCGGGGTCGGGGCCTTCACCCACACGGCGATGTATCAGGCGAACGTCGCCGTTTTCGACGTACTCCGAGCCGAAGGCGCGCCGCCGGCCGACTACCACGCGATGCCGCGCGTGACCTTCACGGATCCGGAGATCGGCGCGGTCGGGCAGACCGAGAAGCAGGCGCGCGACGCCGGCCTCGACGTCAGCACCGCGATCAGCCAGATCCCCTCGTCGTCGCGGGGCTGGATCCACAAGGCCGGCAACGAAGGATTCATCAAGCTTGTCGTCGACAACGACCGCGGCGTGCTGGTCGGGGCGACGAGTGCGGGCCCGACCGGTGGCGAGGTGCTCGGCGCGCTCGCGGTCGCCGTGCACGCAGCGGTCCCGGTTCACTCTCTGCAACAGATGATCTACGCATACCCGACCTTTCACCGTGCGATCGGAGATGCACTCAAAGCTCTGTAG
- a CDS encoding metallophosphoesterase, translating to MFVIAHLSDPHLDGSADARDRLRQVTAYLREFSRPVDVVLVTGDLADHGLAEEYAEFAAELALDVPVLALPGNHDVSAPLRTGLASYVGTPAGSGHPVHQVHDVGAARFVLLDTSVPGEDYGLLSEESLAWLSDVLDEPVDGPLFVAFHHPPNKLDHPVLDQWILKSGDAFADVLRGKPITALLAGHVHNGVATTFAGHPLLVAPGTRSTAPLPFEPAAAAGLVDLAAPTGLALHLHTPDQPLVTLYRFLPSTWS from the coding sequence ATGTTCGTGATCGCCCATCTCAGTGACCCGCACCTGGACGGTTCAGCTGATGCCCGTGACCGGCTGCGTCAGGTGACGGCCTACCTGCGCGAGTTCTCCCGGCCGGTCGATGTCGTCCTGGTGACCGGCGATCTCGCCGACCACGGGCTGGCCGAGGAGTACGCCGAGTTCGCGGCCGAGCTGGCGCTCGACGTACCGGTGCTGGCGCTGCCTGGGAACCACGATGTCAGCGCGCCGCTGCGGACCGGCCTCGCGTCGTACGTCGGAACGCCGGCCGGTTCAGGTCATCCCGTTCACCAGGTGCACGACGTCGGTGCGGCGCGGTTCGTCCTGCTCGACACGTCGGTGCCGGGCGAGGACTACGGGCTGCTGAGCGAGGAGTCGCTCGCGTGGCTGTCCGACGTACTGGACGAGCCGGTCGACGGTCCTTTGTTCGTCGCCTTCCACCACCCGCCGAACAAGCTGGACCACCCCGTGCTGGACCAGTGGATCCTCAAGTCCGGTGACGCCTTCGCCGACGTACTGCGCGGCAAGCCGATCACCGCCTTGCTCGCAGGCCACGTCCACAACGGCGTCGCCACCACCTTCGCCGGTCATCCGCTTCTCGTTGCCCCCGGCACCCGGTCGACGGCCCCGCTGCCCTTCGAACCGGCCGCTGCCGCCGGCCTGGTCGACCTCGCAGCACCGACCGGCCTCGCGCTGCATCTCCACACTCCGGATCAACCTCTCGTCACGCTTTACCGTTTCCTACCGTCAACCTGGAGCTGA
- a CDS encoding peptidoglycan DD-metalloendopeptidase family protein, which translates to MLGNRRRLRLAVIGALVAVVALPSYAAYADDPTPPPPASVTDVKRSLEQLQAEAAAIQADFAKTTIAYTNALKAVQTTEAAAKKAEQYAAGKKSVSDVERRKLGLVTAQAYQLGIPTVIGTESMLWSLAPIAENLQEIADRQAAIRQLGSTQVSQYQAATAAQNAAGTAADDAARKRAAADQAAQTARTLGLEVKSKAAEASVAMQDQMADLAGASQMSSQLQNSRNAAAFAKWQAYLTDLAATKVIPPAAGTMRNPAKLPAGLKPYVAAGHNVPGAASVVSGGRTVRVLSAETIRAVNQAFSLLGKPYGVGATGPDKFGCLGAARVAWQPYAKLPNLISKVYPNYQKVPTASIQPGDLLLIGNRSIGLFHIGVALDGNEMIAADEAKGSVTVTNVPDNLYAALRPTLGQPTKPQRPPASTTQAYQFRCGNTATSYDVGTGAWTWPISEGQYEIGTPFGQAGPLWASGFHTGQDFVAPVGTTVRAVTAGTVRIEHPAWAGNLVRIDHGNGLETLYAHLSTITVADGAHVVAGQQIGAVGTEGNSTGPHLHFEVHLGGDTVNPMPFLATGSTSTGWGGYSNGMIPADKLCGISGGSGHMLRCDAAAAYQQLASAYKGQFGKTLCITDSYRSYASQVDLYGRKPSLAALPGTSNHGWGVAVDLCGGIDHFGTAQYQWMLSHAPAFGWVHPSWANQGGGREEPWHWEFGKPANA; encoded by the coding sequence ATGCTGGGGAATCGCCGCAGACTGCGGCTCGCCGTGATCGGCGCACTGGTGGCAGTCGTCGCACTGCCCTCGTACGCCGCCTACGCCGACGACCCCACGCCTCCACCGCCCGCCTCCGTCACCGACGTGAAGCGGTCGCTCGAGCAACTCCAGGCCGAAGCCGCGGCGATCCAGGCGGACTTCGCCAAGACGACCATCGCCTACACGAACGCGCTGAAGGCAGTCCAGACCACCGAAGCAGCAGCGAAGAAGGCCGAGCAGTACGCCGCCGGCAAGAAGAGCGTCTCCGACGTGGAGCGCCGCAAGCTCGGTCTCGTCACCGCGCAGGCCTACCAATTGGGCATCCCCACAGTGATCGGCACGGAGTCGATGCTGTGGTCGCTCGCTCCGATCGCGGAGAACCTGCAGGAGATCGCAGACCGCCAAGCGGCCATCCGGCAGCTCGGCAGCACCCAGGTCTCGCAGTACCAGGCGGCGACCGCCGCGCAGAACGCTGCGGGCACCGCGGCCGACGACGCGGCCAGGAAGCGCGCGGCGGCCGATCAGGCCGCTCAAACGGCCCGCACCCTCGGCCTCGAGGTGAAGAGCAAGGCCGCCGAAGCCTCGGTCGCCATGCAGGACCAGATGGCCGACCTGGCCGGTGCGAGTCAGATGTCCAGCCAACTGCAGAACAGCCGGAACGCGGCAGCCTTCGCCAAGTGGCAGGCCTACCTGACCGACCTCGCCGCGACCAAGGTGATCCCTCCCGCTGCCGGCACGATGAGGAACCCCGCCAAGCTCCCGGCCGGCCTCAAGCCGTACGTCGCCGCCGGCCACAACGTCCCCGGCGCAGCCTCCGTCGTCTCCGGCGGCCGCACGGTCCGAGTGCTGTCCGCCGAGACGATCCGCGCGGTCAACCAGGCCTTCAGCCTGCTCGGCAAGCCGTACGGCGTCGGCGCCACCGGCCCCGACAAGTTCGGCTGCCTCGGCGCGGCCAGGGTCGCCTGGCAGCCGTACGCGAAACTGCCGAACCTGATCAGCAAGGTCTACCCGAACTACCAGAAGGTGCCGACGGCATCGATCCAGCCGGGCGACCTGCTGCTGATCGGCAACCGGTCGATCGGCCTGTTCCACATCGGCGTCGCCCTCGACGGCAACGAGATGATCGCCGCCGACGAGGCCAAGGGCTCCGTCACCGTCACGAACGTCCCCGACAACCTGTACGCCGCCCTGCGCCCGACGCTCGGCCAGCCGACCAAACCCCAGCGGCCGCCCGCGTCGACCACCCAGGCGTACCAGTTCCGCTGCGGCAACACCGCCACCTCCTACGACGTCGGCACCGGTGCCTGGACGTGGCCGATCTCCGAAGGCCAGTACGAGATCGGTACGCCGTTCGGCCAGGCCGGACCGCTGTGGGCCTCCGGTTTCCACACCGGCCAGGACTTCGTGGCCCCGGTCGGTACGACGGTTCGCGCGGTCACCGCCGGAACGGTGCGGATCGAGCACCCGGCGTGGGCGGGCAACCTGGTCCGGATCGACCACGGCAACGGGCTCGAGACGCTGTATGCGCATCTCAGCACGATCACCGTCGCCGACGGCGCGCACGTCGTCGCGGGCCAACAGATAGGTGCCGTCGGCACCGAGGGCAACTCGACCGGGCCGCACCTGCACTTCGAGGTCCACCTCGGCGGTGACACGGTGAACCCGATGCCGTTCCTCGCGACCGGTAGCACCAGCACCGGCTGGGGTGGCTACAGCAACGGCATGATCCCGGCCGACAAGTTGTGCGGCATCAGCGGCGGCTCGGGCCACATGCTGCGCTGCGACGCGGCCGCGGCGTACCAGCAGCTCGCGAGCGCCTACAAGGGCCAGTTCGGCAAGACGCTGTGCATCACGGACTCCTATCGCTCGTACGCCTCGCAGGTCGACCTGTACGGTCGCAAGCCGTCCCTGGCCGCCCTGCCCGGTACGTCGAACCACGGTTGGGGGGTGGCCGTCGACCTGTGCGGCGGCATCGACCACTTCGGGACCGCGCAGTACCAATGGATGTTGTCCCACGCCCCTGCTTTCGGCTGGGTGCACCCGTCCTGGGCCAACCAGGGCGGCGGGCGCGAAGAGCCGTGGCACTGGGAGTTCGGCAAGCCGGCCAACGCCTGA